The Equus quagga isolate Etosha38 chromosome 2, UCLA_HA_Equagga_1.0, whole genome shotgun sequence genome has a window encoding:
- the THBS1 gene encoding thrombospondin-1 produces the protein MGLAWGLSVLFLLHVCGSNRIPESGGDNSVFDIFELTGASRKGSGRRLVKGPDPSSPAFRIEDANLIPPVPDDKFQDLVDAVRAEKGFLLLASLRQMKKTRGTLLAVERKDHSGQIFSVVSNGKAGTLDLSLTVQGKQHVVSVEEALLATGQWKSITLFVQEDRAQLYIDCEKMENAELDVPIQSIFTRDLASIARLRIAKGGVNDNFQGVLQNVRFVFGTTPEDILRNKGCSSSTNVLLTLNNNVVNGSSPAIRTNYIGHKTKDLQAICGISCDELSNMVLELRGLRTIVTTLQDSIRKVTEENKELANELRRPPLCYHNGVQYRNNEEWTVDSCTECRCQNSVTICKKVSCPIMPCSNATVPDGECCPRCWPSDSADDGWSPWSEWTSCSVTCGNGIQQRGRSCDSLNNRCEGSSVQTRTCHIQECDKRFKQDGGWSHWSPWSSCSVTCGDGVITRIRLCNSPSPQMNGKPCEGEARETKACKKDACPINGGWGPWSPWDICSVTCGGGVQKRSRLCNNPTPQFGGKDCIGDVTENQICNKQDCPIDGCLSNPCFAGAKCTSYPDGSWKCGACPPGYSGNGVQCEDVDECKEVPDACFNHNGEHRCRNTDPGYNCLPCPPRFTGSQPFGQGVEHAAANKQVCKPRNPCTDGTHDCNKNAKCNYLGHYSDPMYRCECKPGYAGNGIICGEDTDLDGWPNEDLVCVANATYHCKKDNCPNLPNSGQEDYDKDGIGDACDDDDDNDKIPDDRDNCPFHYNPAQYDYDRDDVGDRCDNCPYNHNPDQADTDNNGEGDACAADIDGDGILNERDNCQYVYNVDQRDTDMDGVGDQCDNCPLEHNPDQLDSDSDRIGDTCDNNQDIDEDGHQNNLDNCPYVPNANQADHDKDGKGDACDHDDDNDGIPDDRDNCRLVPNPDQKDSDGDGRGDACKDDFDHDNVPDVDDICPENVDISETDFRRFQMIPLDPKGTSQNDPNWVVRHQGKELVQTVNCDPGLAIGYDEFNAVDFSGTFFINTERDDDYAGFVFGYQSSSRFYVVMWKQVTQSYWDTNPTRAQGYSGLSVKVVNSTTGPGEHLRNALWHTGNTPGQVRTLWHDPRHIGWKDFTAYRWRLSHRPKTGFIRVVMYEGKKIMADSGPIYDKTYAGGRLGLFVFSQEMVFFSDLKYECRDS, from the exons atggggctggcctggggactCAGTGTCCTGTTCCTCTTACATGTGTGTGGCTCCAACCGCATTCCAG AGTCTGGGGGAGACAACAGCGTGTTCGACATCTTTGAACTCACGGGGGCTTCCCGCAAGGGCTCTGGACGCCGGCTGGTGAAGGGTCCTGACCCTTCCAGCCCAGCTTTCCGCATCGAGGATGCCAACCTGATCCCCCCTGTGCCTGATGACAAGTTCCAAGACCTAGTGGATGCTGTGCGGGCCGAGAAAGGGttcctcctcctggcctccctgaGGCAGATGAAGAAGACCCGGGGCACTCTGCTGGCCGTGGAGAGGAAAGACCACTCTGGCCAGATCTTCAGCGTGGTCTCCAATGGCAAGGCGGGCACCCTGGACCTGAGCCTGACCGTGCAGGGGAAGCAGCATGTGGTGTCCGTGGAAGAAGCGCTCCTGGCGACTGGCCAGTGGAAGAGCATCACCCTGTTTGTGCAGGAGGACAGGGCCCAGCTTTACATCGACTGTGAGAAGATGGAGAATGCTGAGCTGGACGTCCCCATCCAGAGCATCTTCACCAGGGACCTGGCCAGCATCGCCAGACTCCGCATCGCAAAAGGAGGTGTCAATGACAATTTCCAG GGGGTGCTGCAGAACGTGAGGTTTGTCTTCGGAACCACACCAGAAGACATCCTCAGGAACAAAGGCTGCTCCAGCT CTACCAATGTCCTCCTCACCCTCAACAACAATGTGGTGAATGGTTCCAGCCCTGCCATCCGCACTAACTACATCGGCCACAAGACGAAGGACCTGCAGGCCATCTGTGGCATCTCTTGTGATGAGCTGTCCAACATGGTCCTGGAGCTCAGGGGCCTGCGGACCATCGTGACCACGCTTCAGGACAGCATCCGCAAAGTG ACCGAAGAGAACAAAGAACTGGCCAATGAGCTGCGGAGGCCTCCCCTCTGCTACCACAACGGAGTTCAGTACAGGAATAATGAGGAATGGACTGTTGATAGCTGCACTGAGTGTCGCTGCCAG AACTCAGTCACTATCTGCAAAAAAGTTTCCTGCCCCATCATGCCCTGCTCCAACGCCACAGTTCCTGATGGAGAATGCTGCCCCCGGTGTTGGC CCAGTGACTCTGCGGACGATGGCTGGTCCCCATGGTCTGAGTGGACTTCCTGCTCTGTGACATGTGGCAATGGAATCCAGCAGCGTGGCCGCTCCTGCGATAGCCTCAACAACCGATGCGAGGGCTCCTCTGTCCAGACGCGGACCTGCCACATTCAGGAGTGTGATAAGAGAT TTAAACAGGATGGCGGCTGGAGCCACTGGTCCCCATGGTCGTCTTGCTCTGTGACATGTGGTGATGGTGTGATCACAAGGATCCGGCTCTGCAACTCTCCCAGCCCCCAGATGAATGGGAAACCCTGCGAAGGCGAAGCTCGGGAGACCAAGGCCTGCAAGAAGGATGCCTGCCCCA TCAATGGAGGCTGGGGTCCCTGGTCCCCGTGGGACATCTGTTCTGTCACCTGTGGAGGAGGGGTGCAGAAACGTAGCCGGCTCTGCAACAACCCCACACCCCAGTTTGGAGGCAAGGACTGCATTGGTGATGTGACAGAGAACCAGATCTGCAACAAGCAGGACTGTCCAATTG ATGGATGCCTGTCCAATCCTTGCTTTGCTGGTGCTAAGTGTACTAGCTACCCTGACGGGAGCTGGAAATGTGGCGCCTGTCCCCCCGGTTACAGCGGAAATGGCGTCCAGTGCGAAGATGTTGATGAG TGCAAAGAAGTGCCTGATGCCTGCTTCAACCACAATGGCGAGCACCGGTGTAGGAACACAGATCCCGGCTACAACTGCCTGCCCTGCCCGCCGCGCTTCACCGGCTCACAGCCCTTTGGCCAGGGCGTGGAGCATGCCGCTGCCAACAAACAG GTGTGCAAGCCCCGCAACCCCTGCACAGATGGGACACATGACTGCAACAAGAACGCCAAGTGCAACTACCTGGGCCATTACAGCGACCCCATGTACCGCTGCGAGTGCAAGCCCGGCTACGCAGGCAATGGCATCATCTGCGGGGAGGACACGGACCTGGACGGCTGGCCCAACGAGGACCTGGTGTGCGTGGCCAATGCAACTTACCACTGCAAAAAG GATAATTGCCCCAACCTTCCCAACTCGGGACAGGAAGACTATGACAAGGATGGAATTGGTGATGcctgtgatgatgatgatgacaatgataaaatTCCAGATGATAGG GACAACTGTCCATTCCATTACAACCCAGCCCAGTATGACTATGACAGAGATGACGTGGGAGACCGCTGTGACAACTGCCCCTACAACCACAACCCGGATCAGGCTGACACGGACAACAATGGGGAAGGAGACGCCTGTGCTGCAGACATTGATGGGGATG GTATCCTCAATGAGCGAGACAACTGCCAGTATGTCTACAACGTGGACCAGAGGGACACGGATATGGATGGGGTTGGAGATCAGTGTGATAACTGCCCCCTGGAACACAATCCAGATCAG cTCGACTCTGATTCAGACCGCATTGGAGATACCTGTGACAACAATCAGGATATTGACGAAGATGGCCACCAGAACAACCTGGACAACTGTCCCTACGTGCCCAATGCCAACCAAGCTGACCATGACAAAGATGGCAAGGGAGATGCCTGTGACCACGATGATGACAATGACGGCATTCCTGATGACAGGGACAACTGCAGACTTGTGCCCAATCCTGACCAGAAGGACTCTGATG GTGATGGTCGAGGTGATGCTTGCAAAGATGATTTTGACCACGACAATGTGCCAGATGTTGATGACATTTGTCCTGAAAACGTTGATATCAGTGAAACTGATTTCCGCCGATTCCAGATGATTCCTCTAGATCCCAAAGGGACATCTCAAAATGACCCTAACTGGGTTGTACGCCATCAGGGTAAAGAACTCGTCCAGACTGTCAACTGTGATCCTGGACTTGCTATAG GTTATGACGAGTTTAATGCTGTGGACTTCAGTGGGACCTTCTTCATCAACACCGAGAGGGATGATGACTACGCCGGGTTTGTGTTTGGCTACCAGTCCAGCAGCCGCTTCTACGTTGTGATGTGGAAGCAAGTCACCCAGTCCTACTGGGACACCAACCCCACGAGAGCTCAGGGATACTCAGGCCTTTCTGTGAAAGTTGTGAactccaccacagggcctggCGAGCACCTGCGGAATGCCCTGTGGCACACAGGAAACACCCCTGGCCAG gtGCGTACCCTGTGGCATGACCCTCGTCACATAGGCTGGAAAGATTTCACTGCCTACAGATGGCGTCTCAGCCACAGGCCAAAGACAGGTTTCATTAG aGTGGTGATGTATGAAGGGAAGAAAATCATGGCTGACTCAGGACCCATCTATGACAAAACCTATGCTGGCGGCAGGCTAgggttgtttgtcttctctcAAGAAATGGTGTTCTTCTCAGACCTGAAATATGAATGCAGAG aTTCCTAA